The Papaver somniferum cultivar HN1 chromosome 3, ASM357369v1, whole genome shotgun sequence genome includes a region encoding these proteins:
- the LOC113361380 gene encoding cytochrome P450 CYP736A12-like — MLLFMSSMTFTWISSFFFLLLAYIIHAYKSKSNHKHKPLPPGPKGLPILGNLLMIGEFPHRDLHHLSTQYGPIFYIRLGFIPTIVVSTPQTAELFLKTHDLSFAGRPFSLASRYISYDQKNLTFATYGPYWRNIRKLCTLKLLSSKKVESFRSMRSTELGLLVTSLKHAATECEIVNVSNRVLSLSTDMSCLMVFGNKSMKSSDDHKGFQDVVHEGMKLGAIFNIADYIPYIGLLDVQGLGKRMKEVSKVFDELFEMIIDEHVKVFDKDNQKDFVDVMLAFMDEKDADFFIDRSNIKAIILDMMIGSMDTSSTAVEWTISALLKNPRVMKKVQEELERVIGLDRLVEESDLPNLEYLDMVIKESMRLYPVAPLLVPHEAMEDTIVNGFFIPKTSRIIINSWAIGRDPNSWTDPGEFIPERYIENNIDLRGQDFQLLPFGSGRRGCPGIQLGLLAVRLIVAQLVHCFDWELPNGMLPDDLDMTEEFGLSMPRAKNLLAIPKYRLRN, encoded by the exons ATGCTATTATTCATGTCTTCCATGACTTTTACATGGatttcgtcttttttttttcttttactagcTTATATTATCCATGCCTACAAATCCAAATCCAATCACAAACATAAACCCTTACCTCCTGGTCCAAAAGGCTTACCAATTTTAGGTAACCTTCTCATGATAGGTGAATTTCCTCACCGAGATCTTCATCATTTATCAACCCAATATGGTCCCATATTCTACATACGTCTGGgtttcattccaaccattgttgtttctaccCCTCAAACTGCCGAGCTTTTCCTTAAAACTCATGATCTTAGTTTTGCTGGTAGACCCTTTAGTTTAGCATCTAGATATATTTCATACGACCAAAAAAACTTAACCTTTGCCACATACGGTCCATATTGGCGTAATATTCGAAAATTATGTACTTTAAAACTACTTAGTAGCAAGAAAGTTGAGTCATTTAGATCCATGCGAAGTACTGAATTAGGATTATTGGTGACATCTCTCAAACATGCCGCAACTGAGTGTGAAATAGTAAATGTTAGTAACAGGGTCTTATCTCTCAGTACCGATATGTCGTGTTTAATGGTATTTGGAAACAAGTCAATGAAAAGTAGTGATGATCATAAAGGATTCCAAGATGTGGTTCATGAGGGAATGAAACTTGGGGCAATTTTTAATATCGCCGACTATATTCCTTATATTGGTTTGCTTGATGTTCAAGGGCTAGGGAAACGGATGAAAGAGGTTAGTAAAGTTTTCGATGAATTGTTCGAGATGATTATCGACGAACACGTCAAAGTATTCGATAAGGATAATCAGAAGGATTTTGTCGACGTTATGTTGGCTTTTATGGATGAAAAAGATGCCGACTTCTTTATCGATCGCTCCAATATCAAAGCGATCATACTT GACATGATGATAGGTTCTATGGATACTTCATCAACGGCGGTCGAGTGGACAATATCCGCACTATTGAAGAATCCAAGAGTGATGAAGAAAGTGCAAGAAGAGTTGGAAAGAGTCATTGGTTTAGACCGACTTGTAGAAGAATCGGAtttaccaaacttggaatacTTGGATATGGTTATCAAAGAAAGCATGAGACTCTATCCAGTTGCACCACTACTAGTTCCTCATGAAGCAATGGAAGACACCATTGTCAATGGTTTCTTCATACCAAAAACTTCTCGGATAATAATAAACAGTTGGGCAATTGGACGTGACCCGAATTCATGGACAGATCCTGGAGAGTTTATCCCCGAAAGATATATTGAGAACAACATTGATCTCCGGGGACAAGATTTTCAACTCCTCCCGTTCGGATCAGGTAGGCGAGGTTGCCCCGGAATTCAACTGGGTCTCCTAGCGGTTCGATTGATCGTTGCTCAGCTGGTTCACTGTTTTGATTGGGAACTTCCAAATGGCATGTTACCTGATGATTTGGATATGACAGAAGAGTTTGGTCTCTCAATGCCAAGAGCTAAAAATCTACTTGCTATTCCAAAATATCGTCTTCGCAATTAA